The genome window AACAGCTAAAAGAATAAGCTTTCCACTGATTTCTTTGTTGGATAACTCaatgcatgcacacacaatGACATTCAAACAGAGCAGGCAACAGCCAGGTAGTGTTGTGGCATGTACAGAGCCTAATGAAAAACCTGCCAGTGAGACGTGTGGATTCACCTGTGGTAGCTGGGACACACTGACTCCGTTGTGCCTTGGAGTTAATTTCCTCTGCACACTATTTGTACATCACATAGCAGGATACGGCCATAGGAACCACCCACTGATGATAAGCCTGTCTGGGTATGCTGTTcaacatgaaggaaaaagagttTGCCTCCATGCACAACTTGGCCTGTGCTGGCTCTTGTAAGGACTCTTGCAAATCCATTCCAGACTTGGGTCCTATGAACATCTGTCATCACAGACATGGGGCACACAAAATCAGACTGACTTCAAAGTACATTTTACTAGTTCAGAAGGTGACTTAAGCTGCCTAAAAGAATAATGTTGTTGCAGGAAATATTGAAGGTGATTTATGTTTCCTGCATAAACACCATCTCAGTAGCAAGGTGATCTTTGCCTTAAAGACAGCCCTAAACTAGGAAGTGATGTGAGTGTTTTCAGGGTGGTTGAAGCACAAATTCTCCTGAATGCTATACAATGTGCAAGCTTGCCTAGGTTCTACTTTCTCTTGGGAAGGTCTAAGTGGTTAAGTCAGCAGTAGGTGATGTATGCTGCTTGGCAGGACCTTCCTGTTCACGAGCAGAGCTTGTAGTGTGATGAAAACCGTATGTACatccttctttaaaaatgtacaagATGATAGACTGTTTGCACTCTGAAAAAGAGGGATCCTCCCTAAACAGCTGCAAGAGCCAGGTTTGGAGTCAGGGATATTAGAGAGTTGCTATGCAAGCATCTGCCACATAGGTTTTCTCAACTTCCTCTCGTGTTGGGGAGAAAAATTCACCTTCTGAGTCTTTTGATAGTTAGCCATGGTGTTTCACTCCCACGCCCTGTAAATCCAGATAAAACAgcaataagcttttttttttttttctttttcatcacaGCTACTCATCTCATAACTCTTATATCCAGTGAATTTACTTGATACCCTTCAGGACCTGGTCACCATCTTGTCCATGGTCAATGCAACACAGAAGGACTCACTACTTACACAACATCTTGGTGACTGATTTCCTGGATGGTCTCTGAACATTCACAGCCATTTCCTCCACTTCCAAAGATTTGTCTCCTTTCAACTGGCAAAAGGAGGGAAACCGAAGGAGAGCTTAGACAGGAGATAACATGCTCACCAGACACAGCCTGTTTGATATTTTGATAGCTGGAGTTTGATAAAGCAAAGTTTGTGGCAACTCAGgactcactgaaaaaaaatctatatttaaatttcagttttagtCTAGGGAAACATTGAAGCTTTAAGTTCAAAACAATCTACCGATTTTATTCATCTGAGACTGCCTATTTACAgtaaatttgtatttcagttccCCACTTGTCCTTTCTCAATGAGTCAATATTTGGTTCACAGTTTGTGTTCAATTTCAACAGTATTTTGCTAGGCACTATTTTCTCTTCTAGCAAAacattgtttgtttgttttttttattttcctaaaaggGTTCCCCACAATTAAGCACAAACCAATGATCCAAAAAATACCCAGAGAGGCCTCAGTGAAACACAGATGTAATCACTTGAAAAATTCCAGTAGAATCCAAGGGAGTTCGTTTCTTGCCCTGAGTGTTTGGACTAATTGAAATTCAATCCATCTAATGAACAAAACCTATTTATACTCTCTTGCAGACAAGTCAGTGTGCATGATATGCACAGGTTCAGCCACATACTGCTCAATTAcaacaaagttgttttttcacCAGTAGTTTTTCCTGGGCTTCTAAAAAATGGACATAAAGAATAATAATCTGATCCTCCCTGAAATGCTTCCCCAATATGCTTACAGCAAGAGCATTGGTGCTTTGGTGATGACAAGACCAGGACTAGATAATCAGGACAATTGCTTTGATTATAGAAGAAATCATCTATGGAGAGTACATGATTGGGCCCAGCTTCCTGAAGTGGGAACTTCTGATTAGCCAATGGATTTGGAGTGACCCTTTTTTCAACAGAgagaaactggaaacaaaacttCTAATTACAAGGGAAAGAATACCAGGAATGAGGGAATAGAGAGAAATCAATCTGGATTTGTAAAAATCTTGTAAAAACATGCTAGTTgtgccatttttcttttgccttttacGCTGTGACTTTGCTTCCTGATTTTCGGTTAACAATACTTTTCTCTAAGGATGATCAAATGAGACCTTCTTTCAATGTTCTATTTATTCATAAAACCCATAAAAGGGAAACACATGTCAATTGAATTATATTCAATTACAGTGCAATTCAGCCTCCCATAATTTACATTATTCCCTTTGTAACTTATAGTCATAGCCACAGTTGCTTAAGGAAGAGGCTCAGTTGATTTGTAACATATCTAGTGATAAAAGTCTGCTCACATTGATTAAAATCCCTAATTTCCCTTCAGTGGTTTTCAGTCTCAACACTAATCTATTCCAGGCATATTCCAAAGCCTCAGAGAATATAGTGCTCTGATGCTGTAATAAACTAGACATACATGaatctttatttttcaccttCCTCCTGTCATTTTGATGATGCTATAAAGCTCCTCTTTAGCCTCAAGTGATAATAGATGGAGGTGTAACTAGTAAGAATAATATGGCAAAGGTTGCAACTTGAGTTCATGCCAATGGTTTGACAGAGGGAGAACTCCAGCCAAGGTAGTGGTTACTTTTCCATCACTGTGGATGTATGAGGCTCTCTAGGGTTGCCTGGAGATGAATGTTGCCCATTCACTGCAAGAGAATTAAAAGTGTCTGGAGCAGGAAGCTGAAAATTGGATTTTCTCCCCACATCTTTATTAGCTACAGCATTTCATTCTAGAAAtcaaaaagcagagcaaaattaGGGCCTCACCTATCCCCAGGCAAATCTAGTGAGGCCActcagcaaaagcagaattGTTTTCTGTAAGCTCCTTGGCCTCTCTGACACGAGTGGTGATCAAACTTTCCAACTGATGGAAAAATTGATCTTTAAAAACCACATGGCTTGTGCTAAAGCATGAAATCCTGCCTACTTGAGCAACTTGGATGAAGCAGTTGCCACCTGCCTGCTGAACTGCAGCTTGGATGCACACTTCGCTCACTCCCATTGCAAAGGAGAATTTGTTAGTGGGTGCAAGGTTTGCAGGACAACCTCCATGGAAAGAAGACAGACCCTTCCAGGAGTGTGCTGGTCTCTGCAAAAATTAGCCGAAGGCAGTCACTGTCCACAGAAGATTCTGGTTTTAACAGCTGGGCATTTAGGggacaaaacagattttgatgAGAAAATCTGGACCAGCTGTACATTGGCAAGAATAAGTTGACTTGATTCAAAGGTAGTTGAAATCAAAATTACCAGTGTGTCCAATGTGTTACTGAGGGGAAGTGACACTGAGAGAAGCATTGGAATCTTAACAGAGGAATCATCCTAGGTGCAGTCAATCTAGTCCCATCTGATCATCTAGACCCCCTCATAGATGTCTGAAGTAGGTGGGATAAATAGGTCTCTGGACTCTCCACTCTCTTCATTCACTGTCAAAAATCCTAGTTAAACAGAATCCGACTTTTAAACAAGCAGAGATAGCCACCTATCCCTGCGTCCTTTTAGAGACCAGTTTGAAGGGACCCTGCACTGAATCCTGCTGCAATGCAGACTTCTTCCCAAGCAATGCCACTCCATCTCTATCAGCACTGCAGGGATTAGCTTCTACAAGCAACCATTTCCCCCatgtcctcttcctcctcaactTTTTGGCTATAGGTTGCAACCAGTAGCCCAACAGCTGAACTGGGCTTGAAGAGCCTGGCTGATTTAGGGATTGGTCCTAAAGGCACCTGTGATGAGGATTCCGTGAAAGAGGCAGCAGGAAGCTTCCACAAACAAATCTAATGAGACTGCAGTGTAATCATCAGTGTCCTCTTCTTTACACTAATGCTGGAACTATCGTTTGACCATAACATTGTAATATTAAACCATCAAGACTTAAAATTATAGCCAAGTAGTTCATGAGGTAATTGACCAAGAGGTAATCAGCCTGAAGCCTCTGTTGGCCATGAATTTCCCAGTGAGGaagacaaatacattttttcctttttgcaaggaataaatttaaaaatgaactcaGCTACTGTATGACCCATGTTTGCTACCCTCTCACAGCTGCTTAACATGTCACACATGCTTCCTTCTGTATTGCGTCCTGAGGCTCTCCTGAACACTGACAAAGCGTGAGGGAGAAGCTTGGGTGAGGAAATGCCTTTCCACAAAGCCTGGACTTGGAAAGTCTATGCCTCTATTTGCTGAGTTTGAGCTGTTATACAACCTTTGGATCAATGCTGAGCTTTTCCACTACAGTCTATGAGCAATACATGGCACTCAGTTGCTGAAGCTTGATAGATTTTATCCTCTGTGAGTAAATAAAAAGTGTCTTCTcttgaaaaattatatatatacaccattCTTCTAtcatttctgttgaaaaaaattaaactatcTTGCCTAGTGCATTTTAGAGCCCAATGCAGATATACCCAGGATCAGTGTTGTTCAAAATTTGgaactctgagaaaaaaaaaaaagcagatgcatAAACAATGAACGTTGCAGCCCTTAGTAAAGACAGTTTGAACATATCTGTGAATACACAGAAGTCCTGGGGGGAGCAGCCCTCATCTGGTACTCAGCTTCTCTTCCGGGGTGGGGATTAGGAATATCTGCTGCCACAAATAGAAGCTATCGAAATCTTCAAGACttctttttgttggtttggggatttctccttctttttcaaacagctatattttcagcactttttcctccctccaggtcttattttgcaaaattttcagtgaaactaTGTAAAGaccccacaacagccactggGCTGTGGGGATAATTTAACCCATTCTTTGCTTTGAAGATCTACTGTGTGCTATGGATTTCTGGCAGTTAATCCTTGTGGCTTTTCCTAGGTAAGGAAAAATTGCTTCTGTAGGGTTTCACATAACAGTAAATATCAGCCAGCACAACAAAATGATACATACATCAGCACAGATTTAGTTGAATTTCTTGCATATTATTCGGTAAGTTCATTCATCTCTACTAGCATACTGCATCCATTTCTTGCTATACGATCAGACACatctttttaaactttaatttaTATTCAGTGCAATGAGATAggatttatattttcaaaagaaatgtaacgtacaagaagaaaaaagtcatcGACACTCTATGATTAGCAGTGCATTTGAGTGTTGTGCTACATAGCTTTATAATACTGTGATGCTGATTATTTTATCCATGTATTTAAATGACGAATACTTGATAAAACTAGTCTCACTTTCTGAAGAGAGACTAAATATGAACTCTAAGGTAGCCTTAATCGATGGTGAAACTATGCCATAGTTATATAAAGAAACGATTACTGAATTTGCTAGCTGCAGCAATAAGGTAGCATTTCAGTTTATGACAGCTTTGTGAGTTTTAACAACTGGATATTATCACTATCTctagggaaggagaaaaataaagtaattcaaTGGAAATTCCACAGTTACAAGAAGAGGGAAAGCAAATAATACACAAGATTCAATCACTATCCTgctccttttaaatttttttcacatttttccttttggtctATTTCCTACTAGTCCCTGCTGCAAAGGTGCAAATCTCTGAGAGGCTGGAATCAATCTACAGATTTGAACGTTTAAGTAACATTCCCACGTGAGCAGCAGTGATggtaagtttttaaaaaaagattgggTTAAATTGTTCCCCAGCATGGCTATATTCATTTGAGAATGAGATTATACCAAAGAAGGAGTTGGATCCACTGATTTCAGAGGtttgaaatgcttttgcttttctggaggaaaacaTGAGCAAGAAAAAGGTGCAATCACTTAAAAGACACAAacagacacaaacacacaagaATGAGCTAAGGAAACACTGAACACAGTTGGAGTAGGACTTACTCTTAGCCCCATCAGATAGTACAGCACACTTATTACCCCCATAGGCAGCACatagaagagaaaggaagtaaTCTGGACAATACAGTTGTAGATCCACATGGGCATGACTACAGTGCAGGTAGCAGAGCCAGGGACGAGGGTGCCATTGGGGAAATACTGCAGCATGATGCCGTGGGTGCCTGTGTTGGGGAGGGCGAAGAGGACAGAGAGGACCCAGAGCACCACGATGGTCCTCAGGGCACGCTTGCGAGTGCTCTCCAGCTTTGCACGGAAAGGATGGAGGATGGCAATGTATCTCTCCACGCTGACTGTGGTCACACTGAGGATGGAGGCAAAACACACTGTTTCAAAGAGTGCAGTCTTGAAATAGCAGCCAACGGGCCCAAACAAGAAGGGGTAGTTGCTCCACATCTCATAGACTTCCAGTGGCATCCCGAAAAGCAGCACGAGCAGGTCTGAGACAGCGAGGCTGAAGAGATAGTAATTGGTCGGGGTCTTCATGTTCCGGTGCTTGAGGATTACCAGGCAAACTAAGAAGTTACCTACCACCCCAACAACGAAGATCAGGGTGTACACCAAAGCCATGGGCAAGAACAGATGGCTCCGTCTGGGCCCACATAGGAAGGCTAAGTAATCCTCAGTGCTGTTTAAGTACCTCCTGAAATGTTCTTCATGTAGAGCAAAGTGATTAAACCAGGAGATATTGCTGATCCAGGCCATCACTGGatcttctgaaatgtttcacaACTGAGATCCAGGCTGCTTCAAGTTTCTCTGTGCTAGTTTGCTCACTGTTTGCAGAGAGGGAAGTTGGGGGGGAGTTGGCTTACCAGACCTAGATGCACAAAGCCACTGAGAGATGTGAGTGAGTGTTTGCCTGGCTTCGGTTAAGGTTTTTGCCTTTGTAACAGCTGTTCCCCTGCAAGGAGTCCCTTAGCCAGAAAGCCCCTCCTTTCACACATATTCATTGGTTCGCTAAGTGCATTAGATTATAGAGTAAAAGAGGTTCCAGCTACTTGTATCAGCTCCCGTAGCAGATGCATTTACAGCATCAGCAATGTGGGATTTAGAGAGCTGAAATATAGGATGCGAGACAAGCTGCAAGATGTTTGTATTTGTCAGAGGGTGGgaaaccagacaaaaaaaaaacaacccacaccCAAAAACTCAGtccaaaaagcttttacaaaattATATTGATGCTACATCCAGTTATGAgccacaagcaaaaaaaaaaaagcctggcgtgattttatttttcagatctctgctgatttttattttctgttatctATGGCAGCAAGTAGTTGGAAACAGAGTTTGATCAGTAGAAAGCCAGTCCACTTTTGTAGTCATTCATGTGGAATTAGGCTACCATaatatttcagccttttttttttaaacactgttttttttcttttctcctgaaatCTGACATAGAATTTTAATTGCTCTTCATATTGATATGAAAATACTTTCCCACTTTCCTGGTATGCTGCAATCTGATCCCATATTCTTAGACAGTCTTGTTTTAGGAATATTTCTGAGGACTGTATTATTCCAAAGACATATTTATTGCCTCCAGGACTAAATTTACATGATTTTTTATAAACTCTTATTTCTTCCTGAATGACAACCATTCTGCAAACACACTTTCTGAGCCAAAAAAGTGTATCCTGCAAGGATGAAAGCTGTGTCAAAATAGATCATTTATCTCCTTATGAATGCTTGATTCCTCACCGAATTtctctaaaacaaaaaagcttcaaaatgcGTGGATGTTATCTTTTGAGATTCAGAAAAACTTTAGCTGTTTGAAATCAGGTGAAAAAGCTGAGGGCTAGTTTAGGGGATTTTATCAGCTTGGTGTGCAATTTGTCTGCCCAGTACCTCTCACTAGCTCTCACTTTTCAATACCTGCCCAGTCCCCCTCTTTGAGACCATGTAGACTTTTTACACCCCTAACATCCTTTAGCAAGGAGCTCCTTGGGTCTACTATCTATGTGTGAAGAACCaccttcttttctctgtttgacCCTTTAGCTGAGTCTCCCTGGCTACTAACCTAAGACTGCATGTTTTTAACAAcccaggagaaaaagaacagcCCTTTTGGCTGGCATGTTCTCCAAAATCCTGACAAAAGCAAGTTTTCCAAGGAAGATGAAAACTACTCCAGTGTAAGTGCCTAGATAGTAAACTGATCCCACACAAAACCTGTTTTCTGACTCTTAAGATTGGAGGCTGTCTTAGATCCTGTCTTCTTTACTCCTTCCCTCTTTAACTTCTGGTTTAGTAGTGGTCCAACAACCTTGCAATAAAACATACTGTAATAAGCACAGACTGCCTCCAAAAATAACAGCAGGAGGTAAAGAACCGAGGTTTGATCCCATAGAGGCATATTCGATGTGTGGAGCCTGAGGATTACTGtgcattcatttaaaatgttagagGCATGGAAGGCACCAGAACAACTATACTAACAAGACAGAAGCATGTCTCTTGTGATGACTTTCGGATCTGCTGAAATTATCTCGCACATAAACTCTCTCCATCAGAAAGACCCTACTCATTTATTTTAGCATTGCACTGAGGTATTTCATTCAGCAGATTTAAAGGTTTTATTGGATTTGTGAGCTACAAGTGTGTTCTTTTGACCTATTTCTCCCTTCATCTTAAAGAGATTCCTTGCATTTTAGCAATACTGAAAGAATGTGAATTTGATTTTGACCTACTCTTGGTGTAAGAATTGGGAACAGAGGAATCATTAGTAGGGTGCCTGGCCGACCAGGACTGACTGTTTCAGAGCACAGTAGGAGACAAGTATTGGATAACGTGTGCAGGGCTTAACACTTGCTGTACCTCTGCTTAtctttcaggggttttttttcccccttaatcTCTCaacaatatttcatttctttccatttcttctcccctccctaGTAAGTTCCACCACTCTCTATACTGCGTCATAACTGAGGTGAGTAAACACTTCTAAGGTAGCTACCAAATtggtcttcatttttttttttacacattaaCTCTGTAAAGAAATTGAAAAGTAATCTTGAGGTTTGTTCAGCTTGAACTCAAtcttacagaaaaggaaaccaaaatgGATTGAGTTATTTACTAAAAAGCCAACAAGGCAGCCATATCCATCACGATCCCTATGAGAAGAAATCAATGGGCTTTAGAAACACATCAAGTCACTTGAAAGTGTGGATATGCCAGGCCCACCTGTGTCTACTTCCACTTGTTCTCCCCCATCATCCTTTCTGATCCTGCTGGGCTTGGGTGCTGACAAGCTGTAAGAAtagaagcacagaagaaaagtggATCTATTTGTCTAGCAGGTCACCTCTGGAACCATGTCCCTATGACCACAACTAAGTGGCAGATGGAGAGGACAAGAAGagtggaaaatatatttcagttcatTTCTCAAAGCTTTATTCAATGCTCTTTATCATATCTGTCCCAATAAGGATAGAAGAGTGTGTCTAACCAAAGGCTATCTCTGGCCCTGTAtgactggaaatattttatttttacaactgagacagaaaataaaaacatattttccttttgaaagcaaTATTAAAGCATTTGGTATTTTACATTATAAAGCACACTTCATTGGTGCTTGCTGTAATACACTCAAAGGAAGATGGCGTGCTGCATGCTGGCCTTAGAATTGTGCAGTTTTACGTAATAGTAATGTAATTAATGTAATGTAATATTTACATTAATGTAATGTACACTATGTAATACATATTAATATAGTGTAATATTTGGCAACATTAACCCAGACAAGGTTTTTTTGGCATGGTAAGTGTCACTACTAGTCAGAGTGTGGCGTTATCTCCTTAGGCACTGACTATGCCCTCATGCTGGTGGTATCTCTTGTGCCATAGTTACAGTGTAGAATCTTTCCCTTAGCCAACATAATGTGCTACAGCACATTTCTGTGTTTCGTTGAGAGCAGCAAAGTGCACATTTAAGAAGAGGTAAATGCAAATTCCTTCATGTTTCTGAAAGTCCTTGTAAGGGCACCCATTAGCCACTGTATATTATGTCAGTAAATGgtgaataattttatattttagggAAAAATTGGACACATTCATCAAAAGAGATGGAGAATGGTGGAGGTAATCCAGAGTACAGCAAGTGGATAAATCCTCCACTGGTCATGCTTACAGAGGGATGTACTTTGAAGAACTATGGGCCATTATGATGGTCTGCTCTGAATACTTGCTCATCTCAGAATGTAGAATTTTATTCACACAAAACAAGATTTTTGGATGTTTGTATCTGTGTGATGAGACAGGGAGGTTTCTCATCCAGCTTCGTATGCTCTGGTTGTGGAACTGGCAGTAATATAGCTGTGCTAATGCCATGGTGTGCCATGCTAATTAATTCTGTTGATTAGCTGAGAAACAATACTGCCCTGACATGTTCACTTGGTGTCCAGGACTTGAGCTGACATCTCTGAGCAACCCTGCATGTGGTGTTGTTCAGGGTTTCCAAGAAAGTGTTGTAATGCTTAGTGTACCCACAACTTTAGAAAGACATCCTACTTCATTGGAACGTCTGGAAGAGGTATTGGGTTTGCCATAATTCTTGGCAAGCAAGTGAACTAATTTTATCTTCAGGAATTACAACCTGGCCTTTCATTTCTAATTTCTAATTTCCATTTGCAACCATCAGATTCTGCTGTTTCAGTGCTTTCACCTTTTCTCCAATTTGTAAATATGAAAAGTAGGTGCAAAATCCTTCAGAAATTCTGTGAGGGTACTGCTGTCCAGCTTGTCTGAGCTTGCTTTCCCTACTCCTTTCACGGAGCCTTTCAGATCTGCCCATGGAGCTTTCTGAATTGCAGGTTCAAACTCACTGTTTTAATCCTTTGAGAACTTGGCAGTACCAATTATCTCTGTCCCATATAGATGCAAAGAAGAAGATGCAAATAAGAGGGCGCAGAGCTGGTGAGCAGAAATATTAAGCCATACTACACGGAATATGTTAACACAATTGCTAGAAAAATATAGCCCTTCTCCCCTTCTAAATTACTGAGCTATAATTATAGATAatggattttgttgttttttttttttctcctttgaaaggCTTGTTTGGTTGACTACAGTAGCTGGAATGTGAGTCCTTGTTTTTCTAAGTATATTCAGTATAACATTCAACATTCCATCAAGTGCATAGatacattttatacattttctctccctccagGCTACAGGAGTGAGCTGCACTATAATAATAGCTGGATCTGCAGTAGCCTTTCCATGCCTTATTGTAAGTTATTTTGCAATTATCTAGGCTCTTCGCAGACAGTTTTCCCATGGCTGTGCATGGTATCTGAAGTCCCCAGGGTATCAATCAACACACATAAGAAGTGGATTTCATGACTACAGTACAAAATACCAAGGAGGGCACCCCTCTGCTTGGAGCAGCTGGCAATCTACGCAGACAGTGCAGACACAGGCCAC of Nyctibius grandis isolate bNycGra1 chromosome 10, bNycGra1.pri, whole genome shotgun sequence contains these proteins:
- the NMUR2 gene encoding neuromedin-U receptor 2 yields the protein MAWISNISWFNHFALHEEHFRRYLNSTEDYLAFLCGPRRSHLFLPMALVYTLIFVVGVVGNFLVCLVILKHRNMKTPTNYYLFSLAVSDLLVLLFGMPLEVYEMWSNYPFLFGPVGCYFKTALFETVCFASILSVTTVSVERYIAILHPFRAKLESTRKRALRTIVVLWVLSVLFALPNTGTHGIMLQYFPNGTLVPGSATCTVVMPMWIYNCIVQITSFLFYVLPMGVISVLYYLMGLRLKGDKSLEVEEMAVNVQRPSRKSVTKMLFVLVMVFAICWAPFHIDRLFFSFVVEWTEPLANIFNLIHVVSGVFFYLSSAVNPIIYNLLSQRFRMAFLSVISPCCKRWAPNHPTSRIPAQQSIFIVEDLNLMDSAEDTSLPGTHRSSVSSSQLSTGL